A genomic window from Leptospira bandrabouensis includes:
- a CDS encoding HAD family hydrolase: MLNSLRHFKLIFWDFDGVIKDSVDVKTDAYLALFHEAPKNILEKIKSHHLEYGGISRLEKIPIYLDWVGIKPTNQVVSEYLDQFANLVVQKVISSPWVPGVEQMLKQKQNQQKFVIVTGTPQTEIEEILVQLKINSIFDRIFGAPTQKSKAIKWALQNYNIKMEDSLLIGDSKTDWFAAEETGIQFLLRETDNSDFFSQYSGNKIKDFIGFI; this comes from the coding sequence ATTTTAAATTCATTAAGACATTTTAAACTTATCTTTTGGGATTTTGATGGAGTCATTAAAGATTCTGTTGATGTAAAAACAGATGCATATCTTGCCTTGTTTCATGAGGCACCCAAAAACATTTTAGAGAAAATTAAATCCCATCATTTAGAATACGGAGGGATCTCTCGGTTGGAGAAAATTCCGATTTATTTGGATTGGGTTGGTATAAAACCTACAAACCAGGTGGTCAGCGAGTATCTAGATCAGTTTGCCAACTTAGTGGTCCAAAAGGTAATTTCTTCTCCCTGGGTTCCAGGCGTAGAACAAATGTTAAAACAAAAACAGAATCAGCAAAAGTTTGTCATTGTTACGGGCACACCACAAACAGAGATCGAAGAAATTTTAGTGCAATTGAAAATAAATTCTATTTTTGATCGTATTTTTGGAGCACCAACACAAAAATCAAAAGCCATAAAGTGGGCATTACAAAACTACAATATCAAAATGGAAGATTCCCTTTTGATCGGCGATAGCAAAACAGACTGGTTTGCTGCAGAAGAGACAGGGATTCAGTTTCTCCTTCGGGAAACGGATAATAGTGATTTTTTTAGTCAATACTCGGGAAATAAAATAAAGGATTTTATAGGTTTCATATGA
- a CDS encoding FkbM family methyltransferase, producing MKRIILEYIRKVFNSIYKLLSPFRLGHEFIDSIIQNSWQDIIRVKHNECDLQFVVPNSLNRFRALTFSTKEPETLEWIDGLTKGSVLWDIGANVGLYSCYAAKARNCRVFAFEPSVFNLELLSRNIFNNGLSDKIVVLPIPLSDKLSISKLNMTNTDWGGALSTFGKEYGHDGKTLKKTFEYQLVGLSIDEVIKLLKIPAPDYIKMDVDGIEQLILAGAKNSLKKVKSLSIEINEDFTEQRHNCEKILTSAGLKFKQKRHSEMFDNGTFKNTYNQIWVR from the coding sequence GTGAAACGAATTATATTAGAATATATAAGAAAAGTCTTTAATTCAATCTATAAATTGTTAAGCCCGTTTAGACTTGGTCATGAGTTTATTGATAGTATTATCCAAAATTCTTGGCAAGATATTATCCGTGTTAAGCATAATGAATGCGATTTGCAATTTGTTGTTCCAAACTCGCTGAATCGATTTCGTGCACTTACTTTTTCTACTAAAGAACCAGAGACATTAGAATGGATTGATGGTTTAACAAAAGGATCCGTACTTTGGGATATCGGCGCTAATGTGGGTCTCTATTCCTGTTACGCAGCAAAGGCACGAAATTGTAGAGTTTTTGCTTTTGAACCTTCTGTCTTTAACCTCGAGTTATTATCAAGAAATATCTTTAATAATGGTTTGTCTGATAAGATAGTTGTTTTACCGATTCCGTTATCTGACAAGTTATCGATAAGTAAATTAAATATGACAAATACCGATTGGGGTGGGGCACTTTCTACATTTGGTAAAGAATACGGTCACGATGGAAAAACATTAAAGAAAACGTTTGAATACCAACTGGTAGGGTTATCTATCGATGAGGTAATCAAGTTACTAAAAATTCCAGCTCCTGATTACATAAAAATGGATGTAGATGGAATTGAACAATTGATTCTAGCTGGTGCAAAAAATAGTTTAAAAAAAGTAAAAAGTTTAAGCATCGAAATAAACGAAGATTTTACTGAGCAAAGACATAATTGTGAAAAAATCCTTACTTCTGCTGGATTGAAGTTTAAACAAAAACGTCATTCTGAAATGTTCGATAATGGTACGTTTAAGAATACATACAACCAGATTTGGGTTAGATAG
- a CDS encoding NAD-dependent epimerase/dehydratase family protein: MKVLVFGGSGFLGSHVADALSDAGHEVTIFDLVKSTWLRSDQKFVSGDLLDEKIVSEIVSGFDVVYNFAALADLNQALDKPVDTIRINVLGNTYILEACKKHNVKRFIYASTVYVYSREGGFYRCSKQASESYIEEYQKCFGLDFTILRYGSLYGPRSDESNGLYRIVKSALETGRITYEGSADSLREYIHVEDAARASVVAMGDEFKNQSVVLTGQEPMRVIELLKMLAEILGRPDSVEFLEGDQVGHYVRTPYAYQPKLGRKYIPPMHVDLGQGLLQLIDEVKFITNR; encoded by the coding sequence ATGAAGGTATTAGTATTTGGTGGGTCAGGTTTTCTCGGATCACATGTGGCAGATGCTTTGAGCGATGCCGGTCATGAGGTTACTATTTTTGATTTAGTTAAGTCGACTTGGCTACGCTCTGATCAGAAGTTTGTTTCTGGCGATCTTTTAGATGAAAAGATCGTTTCCGAAATTGTCTCTGGGTTTGATGTCGTTTATAATTTTGCAGCACTTGCAGATTTAAACCAAGCACTGGACAAGCCAGTGGATACAATTCGTATCAATGTTCTCGGGAATACTTACATTCTGGAAGCTTGCAAGAAACATAATGTGAAACGTTTCATATACGCAAGCACTGTCTATGTATATAGCCGTGAAGGTGGATTCTATAGGTGTAGTAAACAAGCATCAGAAAGTTACATTGAAGAATATCAGAAATGTTTTGGATTGGATTTTACCATTCTAAGATATGGCTCCTTGTACGGACCGAGGTCCGATGAATCGAATGGACTTTATCGCATTGTAAAATCTGCTTTGGAAACGGGCCGGATTACTTATGAAGGAAGTGCTGACAGTTTAAGAGAATACATCCATGTTGAGGATGCTGCTAGAGCAAGTGTTGTCGCAATGGGGGATGAGTTTAAAAACCAAAGTGTTGTTTTAACAGGGCAAGAACCTATGAGAGTCATTGAGTTACTCAAGATGCTCGCAGAAATCCTCGGAAGGCCCGATTCAGTTGAGTTTTTAGAGGGTGACCAAGTGGGGCATTATGTGAGAACTCCTTATGCATACCAACCAAAGTTAGGGAGAAAATATATTCCTCCCATGCATGTGGATCTTGGTCAAGGGTTACTCCAGCTGATTGATGAAGTAAAGTTTATTACAAATAGATAA
- the pgl gene encoding 6-phosphogluconolactonase gives MNLEMNESIEFKEFSSLDWERQILLEISRILNPPFSANQESDAKFHILLSGGNTPLPIYRNFQRLNLNWSNFHIWLADERCVDLQDSERSETMIKKSLGDPILCQAKFHSPGTGNPTQMASEYNRQLVANEKFDLAILGIGEDGHTASLFPENDLGQNSSSADVLPIYNSPKFPKERISLSLNKINQSNHVLFLVSGNGKKEIIQKIKAGYVCPATKVQGRYSTKVFYCIY, from the coding sequence ATGAATTTAGAAATGAATGAAAGCATTGAATTTAAAGAATTTTCTTCTTTAGACTGGGAACGTCAAATTTTATTAGAAATTTCCCGAATTTTAAATCCTCCCTTTTCTGCAAACCAGGAAAGTGATGCGAAGTTTCATATATTGCTTTCCGGTGGAAATACACCATTACCTATCTATCGCAATTTTCAAAGGTTGAATCTAAATTGGTCAAACTTTCATATTTGGCTTGCTGATGAAAGATGTGTTGATTTACAGGATTCTGAAAGATCAGAGACCATGATAAAAAAATCTTTAGGTGATCCAATTCTCTGCCAAGCTAAATTTCACTCTCCTGGCACTGGAAATCCAACTCAAATGGCAAGTGAGTATAATCGGCAGTTGGTCGCTAACGAGAAGTTTGATTTAGCAATTCTTGGAATTGGGGAAGATGGTCATACAGCTAGTTTGTTTCCTGAAAATGATCTTGGGCAAAATTCTTCATCTGCCGATGTATTACCAATATATAATTCTCCAAAGTTTCCTAAGGAAAGAATTAGTTTATCCTTAAATAAAATCAATCAATCAAATCATGTATTATTTTTAGTTTCAGGAAATGGCAAAAAGGAAATCATTCAGAAAATTAAGGCTGGCTATGTTTGCCCTGCAACTAAAGTGCAGGGTCGCTATAGCACTAAAGTTTTCTACTGTATATATTAA
- a CDS encoding DegT/DnrJ/EryC1/StrS family aminotransferase — translation MPGFELVGKEEREEINQLFDDGGILFAHGFDAIRNGRYRVREFEKAFADKIGVKYAQAVSSGTAAIKVALFAAGVRPGDEVITQAFTFIATVEAIIDLGAKPILVNVNDTLNLDPIELKKAITPRTKAIVPVHMLGVACEMDKIQEIATEFNLAIIEDNCESLGARWNGKYLGTDSLACAWSFDAGKVIITGEGGMVTTNDEEVYKLAREYHDHGHEYNTKFPRGRDTHRIRGFNYRMSELQAAIGLAQLKKLDFIVSKNIENYNIYFEALKDLPNISFRRIPYKSQPLCDCLIFQLDTTEKAKWVVTEMNQQGLGTKNVPDAIEWHFARYWDHMLVELGMSKKELIDTMEPSERELSRSVAIPILVKMDKNTITSNAEKLVSILKKVN, via the coding sequence GTGCCTGGATTTGAATTAGTCGGAAAAGAAGAACGAGAAGAGATCAATCAGCTTTTTGATGATGGTGGCATATTATTTGCGCATGGCTTTGATGCGATTCGAAATGGAAGATACCGTGTTCGTGAGTTTGAAAAAGCTTTCGCGGATAAAATTGGAGTAAAGTATGCACAAGCTGTGTCTTCCGGTACAGCCGCAATCAAAGTAGCTCTTTTTGCTGCGGGTGTTAGGCCTGGAGATGAAGTCATCACTCAAGCTTTCACTTTTATTGCAACTGTTGAAGCGATAATAGATTTGGGTGCAAAGCCGATTTTAGTGAATGTTAATGATACTTTAAACTTAGATCCAATCGAGTTAAAAAAGGCCATTACCCCGAGAACAAAGGCAATTGTTCCTGTACACATGTTAGGTGTGGCATGTGAAATGGATAAGATCCAGGAAATTGCCACTGAATTTAATCTCGCAATTATCGAAGATAATTGTGAGTCGCTCGGTGCAAGATGGAACGGTAAATACTTAGGAACAGATTCGCTAGCTTGTGCTTGGAGTTTTGATGCAGGAAAAGTTATTATCACTGGTGAAGGTGGGATGGTAACTACTAATGATGAAGAGGTTTACAAACTCGCTAGAGAATATCATGATCATGGCCATGAATACAATACAAAATTTCCGAGAGGAAGAGATACACATAGAATTCGTGGCTTCAATTATCGGATGAGTGAACTACAGGCTGCCATTGGCTTAGCTCAATTGAAGAAACTGGATTTCATTGTTTCAAAAAACATTGAAAACTATAATATTTACTTTGAAGCTTTAAAGGATCTTCCTAATATTTCTTTTCGAAGAATTCCATATAAATCCCAACCGCTATGTGATTGTTTGATCTTTCAATTGGATACCACAGAAAAGGCAAAATGGGTAGTAACAGAAATGAATCAACAAGGATTGGGAACAAAAAATGTTCCTGATGCGATTGAATGGCATTTTGCCCGTTATTGGGATCATATGTTAGTTGAGCTGGGGATGTCAAAGAAGGAATTAATAGATACTATGGAACCCTCTGAAAGAGAGTTAAGCAGAAGTGTTGCCATACCAATTCTTGTAAAGATGGATAAAAATACCATAACATCGAATGCAGAGAAATTGGTATCAATTTTAAAAAAAGTGAATTAA
- a CDS encoding GMC oxidoreductase, whose translation MNKKKVIIIGGGTAGIVIANRLQEKFAVTVIDKSEYKAYPWLYRVPLMIGILFRRKNSEYIHKTEFDLANGRKIPFYQSNLLGGASVMNGAVHVFGFLSKWIPILKRFEFEVSDLNESHELLYSENKVVKNKITIKKAPLNYIDNSFLETLKIRGIPLDNMSVSEKEACGPIFNTVRTFFRTSVLSVLSKKKFKTVLNEKVERILFDEKGNAKGVKTNRSTYDSDFVVLSAGVMGSCSLLLQQQLDPNSHIKDLHIGKEIQDHTNLRVNVFANHPLNSLNEVYASFWKKMFLGIKHFLGIPTVMRGTGATSAAYLDLDKDGEIDTRIQILQFSESGRHGSKGSVFNTSEPSFSISINAIHPLSKGYVSYNNGELKVDPKFLSTEADITLLKLAIKYCIELLKSPPIRDHVKEIDQLDLMEKDPDKYIQDTMYSGHHLIGGLQNSITSDFELKNCKGLYVCDASVFDRFVASNIHSSVVLLADMFAKKFINKQG comes from the coding sequence ATGAATAAGAAAAAAGTTATCATTATTGGCGGAGGAACCGCAGGTATTGTTATTGCAAATCGACTTCAGGAGAAATTTGCGGTAACAGTCATTGATAAAAGTGAGTATAAAGCATATCCATGGCTTTATCGTGTTCCATTAATGATTGGTATTTTATTTAGAAGGAAAAATTCGGAGTATATTCATAAGACAGAGTTTGATTTAGCCAATGGACGTAAAATTCCATTTTATCAATCAAATTTGTTAGGTGGAGCCTCTGTGATGAACGGGGCAGTACATGTTTTTGGTTTTTTATCCAAATGGATACCAATACTTAAGCGATTCGAATTTGAAGTGTCTGATTTAAATGAGAGTCACGAACTACTTTATTCTGAAAACAAAGTAGTGAAAAATAAAATTACCATTAAAAAAGCTCCACTGAACTATATAGACAATTCATTTTTAGAGACTCTCAAAATTCGGGGTATTCCACTCGATAACATGAGTGTCTCTGAGAAGGAAGCATGTGGCCCGATTTTTAATACAGTTCGCACATTCTTTAGAACTTCGGTTCTATCAGTATTGAGTAAAAAGAAGTTTAAGACTGTTTTGAATGAAAAAGTCGAAAGGATTCTTTTTGATGAGAAAGGAAATGCCAAAGGAGTAAAAACGAATCGTTCCACTTATGATTCGGATTTTGTGGTTCTTTCCGCCGGTGTTATGGGTAGCTGTTCTTTATTATTACAACAACAGTTAGATCCAAACTCTCATATCAAAGATCTACATATAGGCAAAGAGATCCAAGACCATACAAACTTAAGAGTAAATGTTTTTGCCAATCATCCACTGAATTCCCTAAACGAGGTATATGCTAGTTTTTGGAAAAAAATGTTTTTGGGAATCAAACATTTTTTAGGAATACCAACTGTGATGAGAGGAACAGGTGCGACCTCTGCGGCTTACCTAGACCTTGATAAAGACGGTGAAATTGATACGAGGATTCAAATCCTTCAATTTTCCGAATCGGGAAGGCACGGAAGTAAGGGCTCTGTATTTAACACCTCTGAGCCAAGTTTTTCAATCTCGATCAATGCTATACATCCATTATCGAAAGGATATGTTTCATATAACAATGGTGAATTGAAAGTGGATCCAAAGTTTTTATCTACGGAAGCCGATATAACTCTCTTGAAACTTGCCATTAAGTATTGTATAGAGCTTTTAAAATCACCACCGATAAGGGATCATGTGAAAGAAATTGATCAACTAGATTTGATGGAGAAAGATCCAGACAAATACATTCAGGACACAATGTATAGTGGCCACCACTTGATTGGTGGATTACAAAATTCGATTACTTCGGACTTTGAATTAAAAAACTGTAAAGGTTTATATGTTTGTGATGCGAGCGTATTTGATCGATTTGTTGCAAGTAATATTCATTCCTCCGTCGTATTACTTGCAGACATGTTTGCAAAGAAATTTATAAATAAGCAAGGTTAG
- a CDS encoding nucleotidyltransferase family protein, whose translation MSNQWHKALLRSSDSIEKAIQNLELTALQVVLVVDEGNCLLGTITDGDIRRGLLKGMDMNTPVQGILNPNSFVVTPSMSRELVLQLMKANKIHQIPIVDENRKVLGLHVLDEILLPEKRENVFVIMAGGKGVRLRPYTENCPKPLLPVAGKPILEHIIERAKADGFQRFIISVHYLGHMIEEYFQDGKKWDVEIQYLNEDKPLGTAGALSLIRERIEHPFLVSNGDVLTHIRYSDLLEFHHDHQAVATMAVRMHEWQHPFGVVHTKGVDIIDFEEKPIYKTHVNAGIYALNPEIFSYLNQDEYTDMPTLFSKIKATKKKTIVYPMHESWIDIGRPDDYESADQVFQ comes from the coding sequence ATGTCCAACCAATGGCATAAAGCACTACTTCGATCAAGTGATTCCATAGAAAAAGCGATACAAAATCTTGAATTAACAGCACTACAGGTTGTATTGGTTGTTGATGAAGGAAATTGTTTACTTGGAACCATCACCGATGGTGACATTCGCAGGGGACTCTTGAAAGGAATGGATATGAATACCCCTGTTCAGGGTATCTTAAACCCAAATTCTTTTGTAGTTACTCCTTCCATGAGCCGAGAATTGGTTTTGCAACTTATGAAAGCCAATAAAATTCATCAAATTCCCATTGTTGATGAAAATCGGAAAGTATTAGGTTTACATGTGTTAGATGAGATTCTCCTTCCTGAAAAAAGAGAGAATGTGTTTGTGATTATGGCAGGAGGGAAAGGTGTCAGACTTCGTCCTTATACAGAAAATTGTCCGAAACCTTTATTGCCGGTAGCTGGGAAACCAATCTTGGAACATATCATTGAAAGGGCAAAGGCTGACGGCTTTCAAAGATTTATTATTTCTGTTCATTATCTCGGACATATGATTGAAGAGTACTTTCAAGATGGGAAAAAATGGGATGTGGAAATTCAATATTTAAACGAGGATAAACCTTTAGGGACAGCAGGTGCTTTGAGCCTCATTCGTGAAAGAATTGAGCATCCATTTTTAGTTTCCAATGGGGATGTATTAACCCATATTCGATATAGTGATTTATTAGAATTTCACCATGATCATCAAGCAGTGGCAACAATGGCAGTTCGTATGCATGAATGGCAACATCCTTTTGGTGTAGTTCATACCAAAGGTGTTGATATCATCGACTTCGAAGAAAAGCCAATCTATAAAACTCATGTCAATGCGGGAATCTATGCTCTTAATCCTGAGATATTTAGTTATTTAAATCAGGATGAATATACAGATATGCCAACTCTCTTTAGTAAGATAAAAGCAACCAAAAAGAAAACAATAGTTTATCCGATGCATGAATCTTGGATCGATATTGGTAGACCAGATGATTATGAATCAGCTGATCAAGTTTTTCAGTAG
- a CDS encoding PIG-L deacetylase family protein, with protein MNKKSIIVFTPHPDDETLGAGGFLLSKKKAGYDLIWLIMTHMKEEFGWTKDQINRREAEIQNVSRMYPFDYVYNLGLEPTGLDKYSFSELISPVLDIVKKHQPEIVLLPSAQDPHTDHKITHQIGISVTKKFRNLNIKSILEMEILSETNFGEIDSIAANLYVDISDFFERKVEILKEYEGELGEHPFPRSLDSVKALAILRGSQRGTMYAEAFRILKSYE; from the coding sequence TTGAATAAAAAATCAATTATAGTTTTTACACCTCATCCCGACGATGAAACGTTAGGTGCAGGTGGGTTTTTATTATCGAAGAAAAAAGCTGGATATGATCTTATTTGGCTAATAATGACTCATATGAAAGAGGAGTTTGGTTGGACCAAAGACCAAATCAATCGGCGTGAAGCGGAAATTCAAAACGTATCACGAATGTATCCATTTGACTATGTGTATAACTTAGGTTTGGAGCCGACCGGGCTTGATAAATACTCATTTTCTGAATTAATAAGTCCAGTATTGGATATCGTTAAAAAACATCAGCCAGAGATTGTTCTATTACCATCGGCTCAGGATCCGCATACGGATCATAAGATCACTCATCAGATAGGGATTTCTGTTACCAAAAAATTTAGAAACTTAAATATAAAATCTATCCTTGAGATGGAGATATTATCAGAAACAAATTTTGGTGAAATTGATTCTATCGCTGCAAATTTATATGTAGATATTTCTGATTTTTTCGAAAGAAAAGTGGAGATTTTAAAAGAGTATGAAGGTGAATTGGGAGAGCATCCTTTTCCTAGAAGTTTAGATTCTGTGAAAGCATTAGCAATCTTGCGAGGATCACAGAGAGGCACAATGTATGCTGAAGCGTTCCGGATTCTTAAATCTTACGAGTAA
- a CDS encoding methionyl-tRNA formyltransferase has protein sequence MRILFIGCVIYSKNILELLVENKYNVVGVISKDDTGFNSDYYDTSIIAKQYNIPFIKTKNVNELPILEWVRELKPDIVYCFGWNSLLGNDFIQIPKKGVVGYHPASLPQNRGRHPVIWALILGLTETASTFFFMGEGADDGDIVSQKKIMIEKEDTASTLYEKLIQESRTQVIEFTNLLINNQLIAKKQDHSLANSWRKRSKVDGVIDFRMSGESIYNLVRALTKPYPGALILYKGEEYPVWQTKIAETPYTNFEPGKVLKISESSILVKCGLSTDAILLENHELPETIQVGDYL, from the coding sequence GTGAGAATTCTTTTTATAGGTTGTGTTATTTATTCAAAAAACATCTTAGAATTGTTAGTCGAAAATAAATATAATGTTGTGGGAGTTATTTCCAAGGACGATACAGGGTTCAATTCTGATTATTATGATACTTCTATCATTGCAAAGCAGTACAATATACCTTTTATTAAAACGAAAAATGTAAATGAATTACCTATTCTTGAATGGGTAAGGGAACTGAAACCGGATATCGTTTATTGTTTTGGTTGGAATAGTTTACTTGGAAATGATTTCATTCAAATCCCAAAGAAAGGGGTTGTTGGATATCATCCAGCTTCTCTTCCACAAAATAGAGGAAGGCATCCCGTTATCTGGGCATTAATATTAGGACTGACAGAGACAGCCTCAACATTCTTCTTTATGGGTGAGGGTGCCGATGATGGAGATATAGTCTCTCAGAAAAAGATAATGATAGAAAAAGAAGATACTGCAAGCACACTATATGAGAAGTTAATTCAGGAGTCTCGGACACAGGTGATTGAATTTACGAATCTACTTATAAATAACCAATTAATTGCAAAAAAACAAGACCATAGTCTGGCAAATTCCTGGAGAAAACGTTCCAAAGTTGATGGGGTTATTGATTTTAGAATGTCCGGAGAAAGTATTTATAATTTAGTCAGAGCATTAACTAAACCGTACCCCGGTGCTTTAATCCTTTATAAGGGTGAGGAGTATCCTGTTTGGCAAACAAAGATAGCAGAAACTCCTTATACTAACTTTGAACCAGGGAAAGTTTTAAAAATTTCTGAATCTTCTATTTTAGTAAAATGTGGTTTATCAACAGACGCGATATTACTTGAAAATCATGAATTGCCAGAGACAATACAAGTAGGTGATTATCTTTGA
- the neuC gene encoding UDP-N-acetylglucosamine 2-epimerase, with translation MNKKICFITGTRAEYGLLKRLMKLVYDAPNFEIQIIVTGMHLSPEFGLTYKEIEGDGFQIDRKVEILLSSDSSVAIGKSIGLALISITEALEQMNPDLVFLVGDRYETLACAIAAMVTRIPIAHIHGGERTEGLIDEAIRHSVTKMSYLHFVANEEYRKRVIQLGESPERVKVCGGLGVDIIQNTKLFSLQELENSLKFQFKDKNLMVTFHPTTLENDTSEVQFKELLEVLKEYVGEGNGLIFTKANSDTNGRIINQLIDDFVRAYPDYAIAHTSLGIQRYLSVLNFVDGVIGNSSSGLLEVPSFKKGTINLGDRQRGRIMATSVIQSDCDYTSIRSALEKLYSNEFQESLKNTINPYGEGGASEKIFEYLKELNFDNLDVKKPFFDVRYQL, from the coding sequence ATGAATAAAAAAATTTGCTTTATCACTGGAACTAGAGCAGAGTACGGCTTACTCAAAAGATTAATGAAATTAGTTTATGATGCGCCGAATTTTGAAATACAAATCATTGTAACAGGTATGCATTTATCCCCGGAATTTGGACTTACCTATAAGGAAATTGAAGGTGATGGTTTTCAAATCGATAGAAAAGTTGAAATTTTATTAAGCTCTGATTCTTCTGTAGCCATTGGAAAGTCTATAGGTCTAGCTTTAATATCTATAACAGAAGCACTAGAGCAGATGAATCCAGACCTGGTATTTCTAGTGGGAGATAGATATGAAACCTTGGCATGTGCTATAGCTGCAATGGTAACAAGGATTCCTATTGCGCATATACACGGTGGCGAAAGAACAGAAGGTTTGATTGATGAGGCAATTCGTCATTCAGTGACGAAAATGTCTTATTTGCATTTTGTGGCGAATGAGGAATATCGTAAACGAGTCATTCAGCTAGGTGAAAGTCCAGAGCGGGTAAAAGTATGCGGTGGTTTAGGTGTCGATATAATACAAAACACAAAATTATTCTCACTTCAAGAGTTGGAAAATTCTCTTAAGTTCCAATTCAAAGATAAAAATTTGATGGTTACCTTTCATCCTACCACATTGGAAAATGATACATCGGAGGTTCAATTCAAAGAGCTTTTGGAAGTGCTAAAGGAGTATGTTGGAGAGGGGAATGGGCTTATTTTTACAAAGGCTAACTCCGATACCAATGGTCGAATCATCAATCAACTGATCGATGATTTTGTGAGAGCGTATCCAGATTATGCGATTGCCCATACTTCACTTGGTATCCAACGGTATTTATCAGTTCTGAACTTTGTTGATGGAGTCATTGGAAATTCTTCTAGCGGTTTATTGGAAGTGCCAAGTTTTAAAAAGGGAACTATCAACCTTGGTGATCGTCAAAGAGGGAGAATTATGGCGACAAGCGTAATTCAATCAGATTGTGATTATACATCGATTCGGTCAGCTTTGGAAAAATTGTATAGTAACGAATTTCAAGAAAGTTTGAAAAATACAATTAATCCATATGGAGAAGGTGGTGCTTCGGAAAAAATATTCGAATATCTAAAGGAATTAAATTTCGACAACTTGGATGTTAAAAAACCATTTTTTGATGTTAGGTATCAGCTGTGA
- the neuB gene encoding N-acetylneuraminate synthase: MKQKTIIIAEAGVNHNGDLKIAEELIQVAAKAGADFVKFQTFQSNSISSKLAGRAEYQKANMKEDGSQISMLKKLELNFEMHQHLIQVCKQNKIQFLSTAFDLPSIDLLIQLGIKLWKIPSGEITNYPYLKKIGSLNGEVILSTGMSNLGEIEAALSVLENAGTQRENITVLHCTTEYPAPMNEVNLRAMFAIQNAFGVKVGYSDHTVGIEISLAAVALGANMIEKHFTLDRNLPGPDHKASLEPNELNALVSGIRNIELALGDGVKKPFPSEIRNMTIARKSLIAKENIRKGEIFTEQNVTTKRPGNGISPMRWDEVMGKTAFKDFLEDELIEI, encoded by the coding sequence ATGAAACAAAAAACAATAATTATAGCAGAAGCTGGCGTAAATCACAATGGTGATCTTAAAATTGCCGAAGAACTCATTCAAGTGGCCGCAAAAGCGGGTGCCGATTTTGTAAAATTTCAAACCTTCCAGTCAAATTCGATTTCTTCGAAACTTGCAGGCAGAGCGGAATACCAAAAGGCAAACATGAAAGAAGATGGTTCACAAATCTCTATGTTAAAGAAACTAGAGTTGAATTTTGAGATGCACCAACATTTAATTCAAGTTTGTAAACAAAATAAGATTCAATTTTTATCTACTGCGTTTGATTTACCTAGCATAGATTTACTCATCCAACTAGGAATCAAACTTTGGAAAATTCCTAGTGGCGAAATTACAAATTATCCTTATTTGAAAAAAATCGGCTCACTTAACGGGGAAGTGATCCTTTCTACAGGAATGTCTAATCTCGGTGAAATAGAAGCTGCTCTATCGGTTTTAGAAAATGCCGGAACTCAAAGAGAAAACATAACTGTCTTACATTGCACTACAGAGTATCCTGCTCCAATGAATGAGGTCAATTTGCGGGCGATGTTTGCGATTCAAAACGCATTTGGAGTTAAGGTTGGTTATTCAGATCATACGGTTGGAATAGAGATATCTTTAGCAGCAGTGGCTCTTGGGGCAAATATGATAGAAAAACATTTTACCCTCGATCGAAATTTGCCAGGTCCAGACCACAAGGCAAGTTTAGAACCAAATGAATTGAATGCATTGGTTAGCGGTATCAGAAATATTGAGCTAGCGTTAGGTGACGGTGTGAAAAAACCTTTTCCATCCGAAATAAGAAATATGACAATTGCACGTAAATCACTCATTGCTAAAGAGAACATTCGGAAAGGTGAAATTTTTACTGAACAAAATGTAACAACCAAAAGACCTGGAAATGGAATTTCTCCAATGAGGTGGGATGAGGTAATGGGAAAAACAGCGTTCAAAGACTTTTTAGAAGATGAATTGATTGAGATCTAA